The Petrotoga sp. 9PW.55.5.1 genome segment TATAATTTAATTTCTAGGGGAGATATAACCTCTCTCTATACTTATGAAATGGACAAAAAACTAATAGAAATCTTGGATCCTACGGACTCTTTCTTATTTGATACAGATTTAGTAGAAGACGCCTTAGTATTGATGTTAGAAAATAGACTGAGAATTCTACCGATAGTAGACAACGAAATGTATCCTGTTGGTGTTTTTGGTTTATTTGAAGTTTTAAAAGCCTTTAAGACTATATCAGCAATGGAAGAAAAAGGAACAAGAACTATTATATTAATACGGGATATTCCGGGCGAATTGAACAAAACTCTTGGAATATTTGCCAGTAGAAATATAAACGTTCTTTCCTTAATGACCGCAAAGATTTCAAAAGAAAAAAGAATGGTAAGTTTAAAACTAGGAATTAAAGATATTAATAAAATTTCTGATATTTTAGACGAGGAAAATATTGAATATGAAGGCATTTACGAAGAAGATTAGAGGGGAGGAATAAATATGAAAATTGCATATATATCCTATGAAGTTTCTCCATATGCTAAAGCTGGTGGGTTGGCTGATGTTGCTGGAGCTTTACCAAAATATATTAGAGATTTAGGAGAAAATATATACGTAATTATGCCCTTTCATAAGATTATAGAGAATAATACCGATACTTCCAATTTTGAACTAGTCAAAAGCAATTTAATTCCTGATTCCCATAATTATAAAAGTCCTTTTTCAGTTTATAAAAGCTTTTTACCAAATTCCAAAGTAACGGTTTATTTTATAAAATCAGAGGAACTTTTTGATTCAAAAAATATATATGAAGAAGAAAATATTTTCTTAAAGACCTCCTACTTTTGTGATGCTGCATTGAAAACAATAAAAGAATTGGAAAACGATACACTTGTAATTAATTTAAACGATTGGCATACATCTTTAATCTCTGTATATTTAAAAACCAATTACATTGAAGATAACGTATTAGGAAAGATATCTACTCTCTTATCAATACACAATATTGGTTATCAAGGATTATTTGACCCGAATGTTTTAAATTATGCGGGTTTACCAAATTATCTTTTTAACATGAACGCTTTAGAATACTATGGAAAAGTAAATGTCCTAAAAGGTGGAATCCTATTCAGTGATGTAATAAACACAGTCAGCCCTACTTATGCTAAAGAAATTCAGACTGAAGAATACGGATATGGAATGGATAAGATTTTAAAAGTTAAGTCTGATGATCTTTTCGGGATTTTAAACGGCATCGATTACTCTGTTTATGATCCCATAAACGACCCTCATATTTTTGCTCCTATTAAAAGTTATGAAGATAAATTAAAAAACAAAAGAAGTTTACAAAGATATTTGAATTTAAATATAAATGCCAACAAAACGATCGTTTCTTTCATTGGTAGACTTTTTGACCAAAAAGGCGTAGATTTAATTTCAAAAATAGTAGAATATTTTTTACTAGCTGATGTTCAATTTATTCTTTTAGGAACAGGTGAAAAAAATTATGAAGATTATTTCTCTTCTTTGATAAATATCTTCCCAAAAAAAGTTTCTATAAATATAACCTTCGATGTAGATCTAGCCCAAAAGAT includes the following:
- a CDS encoding CBS domain-containing protein — its product is MYIKIWQNKVFETIDYTETMEKALEKLQNDSEYLVVIRRDGTLYNLISRGDITSLYTYEMDKKLIEILDPTDSFLFDTDLVEDALVLMLENRLRILPIVDNEMYPVGVFGLFEVLKAFKTISAMEEKGTRTIILIRDIPGELNKTLGIFASRNINVLSLMTAKISKEKRMVSLKLGIKDINKISDILDEENIEYEGIYEED
- a CDS encoding glycogen synthase: MKIAYISYEVSPYAKAGGLADVAGALPKYIRDLGENIYVIMPFHKIIENNTDTSNFELVKSNLIPDSHNYKSPFSVYKSFLPNSKVTVYFIKSEELFDSKNIYEEENIFLKTSYFCDAALKTIKELENDTLVINLNDWHTSLISVYLKTNYIEDNVLGKISTLLSIHNIGYQGLFDPNVLNYAGLPNYLFNMNALEYYGKVNVLKGGILFSDVINTVSPTYAKEIQTEEYGYGMDKILKVKSDDLFGILNGIDYSVYDPINDPHIFAPIKSYEDKLKNKRSLQRYLNLNINANKTIVSFIGRLFDQKGVDLISKIVEYFLLADVQFILLGTGEKNYEDYFSSLINIFPKKVSINITFDVDLAQKIYAGSDIFLMPSKYEPCGLGQMYSMRYGTVPVVRYTGGLKDTVTEFNPKDKIGTGFGFHEYNESDLLYSLLKAVYTNQKRKEDWINLFENCMKADFSYEKTATKYIELYKIALSKKRGF